One segment of Tetrapisispora phaffii CBS 4417 chromosome 1, complete genome DNA contains the following:
- the TPHA0A02415 gene encoding uncharacterized protein, whose translation MSAPSCQCGPDCKNTCSGGASCCCKNNSCASSCQCGDSCAKNCGASCKCAAKGAAASSCKCGSECTKLCGSNCTCATKKPEDKCKCSSTCAEKCGSSCKCGA comes from the coding sequence atgtctGCTCCTTCCTGTCAATGTGGTCCTGACTGTAAAAACACCTGTTCCGGTGGTGCTTCATGTTGTTGCAAGAACAACTCTTGCGCTTCTTCGTGTCAATGTGGTGATTCATGTGCTAAGAATTGTGGTGCTTCATGCAAATGTGCTGCTAAGGGCGCTGCTGCTTCATCCTGCAAATGTGGTTCAGAGTGCACTAAACTATGTGGTTCCAACTGCACTTGTGCAACCAAGAAACCAGAAGATAAATGCAAATGTTCTTCAACTTGCGCTGAAAAATGTGGTTCATCATGTAAATGTGGTGCCTAA
- the TPHA0A02420 gene encoding uncharacterized protein (ancestral locus Anc_3.374) translates to MTVLRISSKPFKEAELPKDKIELINAGLQMTRDVVTKWKKGKCYDFKNKNFQKDNKDIKVQCYSTTVDADYWLSRVSKHKIEKKVYEKILYYLVGVERNDKGEWVMEDRAKRSELELEYIEVLNKVEVMQRTESGWVLVNLEYELGKPLTTREFNEWVYPIEPFMNEETGIETSLIISLVADKPLKESTIHLNHTKAYYIGVEKLEYNYKTEDFTWTMCTSSDAGGNIPKFLQNATIAKTVSKDVPYMFDHLKKSIGK, encoded by the coding sequence ATGACTGTGCTACGTATATCTAGTAAACCATTTAAGGAAGCCGAATTGCCTAAAGATAAGATTGAATTGATTAATGCTGGTTTACAAATGACTAGAGATGTTGTCACCAAGTGGAAGAAAGGTAAATGTTACGATTTCAAAAACAAGAACTTTCAAAAggataataaagatattaaagTCCAATGTTACTCCACTACCGTAGACGCAGACTACTGGTTAAGTAGAGTCTCTAAGCATAAGATTGAGAAGAAAGTATACGAGAAAATACTTTACTACTTGGTTGGTGTTGAGAGAAATGATAAAGGTGAGTGGGTAATGGAGGATAGAGCTAAGAGATCTGAATTGGAACTAGAATACATTGAGGTGTTAAATAAAGTCGAGGTGATGCAAAGGACAGAATCCGGGTGGGTTCTGGTCAATCTGGAATACGAATTAGGTAAACCATTGACAACTAGAGAATTTAATGAGTGGGTTTACCCAATAGAACCATTTATGAATGAAGAAACTGGAATAGAAACTTCATTAATCATATCGTTAGTAGCAGACAAGCCATTAAAAGAAAGTACGATACATCTGAATCATACTAAGGCATACTATATTGGTGTCGAGAAATtagaatataattataaaacagAAGACTTTACTTGGACAATGTGTACAAGTAGTGATGCAGGTGGCAATATTCCAAAATTCTTACAAAATGCTACAATCGCCAAAACAGTTTCCAAAGATGTACCATATATGTTTGaccatttaaaaaaatcgaTAGGTAAATAG
- the MEC1 gene encoding protein kinase MEC1 (similar to Saccharomyces cerevisiae MEC1 (YBR136W); ancestral locus Anc_3.401): METHIKYLDELIHAIKESRLDTTDDNDFRNNSHLNKCQKFNIPEDNLREQKSLKIMVTLISNLKENTISSYNNNNNNNNNNNNNNKNSLFVENSDLIFNKSIKAIDLLIKSKPYLLWTSFSIANSQYSKLESNDYGIISLFEQFTQIAILNINLSNNNKEDNKMCKSRLWLLRKKLTEWCGLTSCLHSTTLKVSLSTFILNRLNSIEKQLTEIVMTTNINTDELYKMLKELYVLLYFLSGQNDKFSNSLTFFDSVSVVNNWDFYFQRSIRIVLFIFGSIRLDLDRPLYLAVLRLELLYFSLITDYALSGTIKCGSQLKIGSTSKLIFVLTTMYQFMKMLQGMVIEEDDTIAKGLLRVYLICISGINANDKNLQQEYSAKFSNQFVNIFKEYLPLDKWLNLNKLDENSMKEVQFNSLSQKSMLIILFDIKRRCSKENELEFDENNRIWTIKNDLVDKYILHHVISPFSNDQIQLENLRKRLIKSFDERVNKKVTELKLLLNKVCPGLLGKYETDITDLLEEILARVKISVTTNQQHELVMWAKVLGLLTCYQVSREKDKSLDIHNWEQCDICDDNTAHNNFKTIRPDRADAFKFSETYKIMLKYYLSNVNSINFSVATKASILVCMRRIFMHYQPPKLKMESNEIVAEGPCNIFEIISKTFTGEDRYLRILSGKLIPLLNISASHNSEDQHTALLVQFLQSQKNAYLTEVLISTWIELTLTTSDEIFDTLLLKLIDIFNSADYTIHNMMKFQIKSMAKTLNKTPYQLLSPILPILLRQIGKNLVERKLTFQRLIELLGYSPKTILEIYQRYIVPYALTQYKSDAFTEIAKLMSDNDPERMNIVKANLLEKNSRQIFAVALVKYGLFSLETLEALFLNRLPTFDKGYISAYLPDYRTLAEFLKLYKNNEFDEVTGNENEKTIICALRYLVTDFEKDKRHGSKYKNIKDWDTQREEKFQKKLQDNILGIFQVFSCDIHDVEGRTSHYEKVHVVNGISFLIKHANKKSIISALAQISICLQTAIEIDEVRFSALRCWKLLVVSLSDEELSTVIDSLISYILENWSTFNYKIRSTIYEILDILIKDKSNLVMNIKPFIMIALVNKTELGILVRNNTFARMVSKIRSITDWIPIFADNLKSNNKYVIHQTLNNIELFLKRKQTERSYTFFTNVKQQSNVTLLLAGLIDASYKFRSIDKSLSEQCTRCIGLIGTLDMNIYDMRKSMSSENKVYDLNDEVQTIKFLVWMLDNILVPAFWQSENPSKQLFVALVMQESLKFCGLSSASWDINKPELYPNEIKLWSKFNTISKTTLYPLLSSLYLAQSWKEYVPLKYPSYNVKEGFKIWIKSLTLDLLKIGTGEDHPLHVFSSLIREDDGTLSNFLLPYITMDIIMKADPTSIYEEIMHNLIIEFQFIFNYDLVGLNHHQIESLKMCFESIFNVIEYCKKWMTQFKQNYNDSYGTFIIKEERFLRMLNRTENFLEAISANLLAKRSLETNSFERSALYLEQCMRDSKKSTTVTDPNLLLSLQTTYEEIGDIDSIDGLLKTFSTDNLSSKIQELQYSDSWKMAQYCFESLGNHTEEKHATSKMLKLDFDHQNYSKVLMNISPKLPATSMTIDKEMVEWYKMGIESANLVGDITILKSWLGNIETLISVSDPELLLGYNVGKALSYVNTNQPEKIKNYINKCFKLIGMHFTAPCREISFIKMQDLLMKLHGLYDINILSNSRDRFLFDCNTSLLDFRMKRVGADFVPNHYLLSIRKSFDSLRDVEYTSNDLAKSYFKISQLSRKNSRLDLSCKSLMSCLKFGQHGEELEFAEILWTKGENDRAIKLLKEIHERYQNDLTIEPRDKAIILLKYTEWLDQSNYSSSEQIIKQYGDVLDLDPQWEKPYYSMGLYYSRLLERKKAEGYETNGRLEYKSISYFLLAFEKNSIKVRETLPKVVTFWLDTATGAMNEPEGHRKEVLVKTTEDICRSIENSLQSCPKYIWYSVLTQLLSRLLHSHSLSSQLIMNILLNLALEYPSHMMWYVSVLLNSTSKERVKRGKYIIEKYGTHCKNVQHIIQSADLVSAFTTVCLKELKNTSTRSGRSLEKDFNFNMNMAPSSMVVPVRINLEMLSPLISESMKTYQPFGSLVTIARFGSSYKVFSSLKKPKKLNIIGSDGKIYGIMCKKEDVRQDNQYMQFATTMDFMLGKEIGATKRNLGITTYSVLSLREDCGLIEIVPKVVTLRSVFVTKYESMKLKYSLKGLYDQWQNVPPDQKLGFHKTQLEKFPPVLHQWFLETFPDPISWYNSRNEYSRSYAVMSMVGYILGLGDRHCENILLDVETGKVLHVDFDCLFEKGRRLPVPEIVPFRLTQNLYDALGIMGTEGTFKKSSEITVSIMRQNEVSLVNVIETIMYDRNMDYSIQKALKVLRNKIRGIDSRDGLVLSVPGQVETLIQEAASIENLSQMYIGWLPFW, translated from the coding sequence atggaaacACATATTAAGTATTTAGATGAGTTGATACATGCTATCAAAGAGTCTAGATTAGATACAACagatgataatgatttcCGAAATAATAGCCATCTTAACAAATGccaaaaatttaatataccAGAGGATAATCTTCGAGAACAAAAAagtttaaaaataatggttACTTTGATAAGTAacttaaaagaaaataccATTAGTTCatacaataataataataataataataataataataataataataacaaaaatagtTTATTCGTTGAGAATAGCGACTTAATATTTAACAAGTCAATAAAGGCAATTGACTTGCtaattaaatcaaaacCTTATCTTCTTTGGACGTCATTCTCAATTGCAAATTCACAATATTCAAAGCTAGAATCAAATGATTATGGAATAATATCATTGTTTGAACAATTTACTCAAATAGCAATTTTAAACATAAAtctatcaaataataataaagaagataataaGATGTGTAAATCAAGGCTATGGTTAttaagaaagaaattaacTGAATGGTGTGGTTTGACATCATGTTTACATTCAACAACTTTAAaagtttcattatcaaCGTTTATATTAAATCGACTTAActctattgaaaaacaatTGACAGAAATTGTGATGACCACTAACATTAATACAGATGAATTATACAAAATGTTGAAAGAGCTATATGtcttattatatttcttatCTGGtcaaaatgataaattcaGTAATAGCTTAACTTTTTTTGACTCAGTATCAGTAGTCAATAATTGggatttttattttcaaagatCTATCAGAATAGTACTGTTTATTTTTGGTTCTATCAGATTAGATCTGGATAGGCCTCTTTATTTGGCTGTTCTTCGATTAGaacttttatatttttctctAATAACTGATTATGCATTAAGTGGAACTATAAAATGTGGAAgtcaattaaaaattggATCCACAAGTAAATTGATATTTGTTTTAACTACTATGTATCAATTCATGAAGATGCTGCAGGGTATGGTGatagaagaagatgatacCATAGCAAAAGGTTTGCTCAGAGTTTATTTAATCTGCATATCTGGAATTAATGCCAATGACAAGAATTTACAACAGGAATATTCAGCAAAGTTTTCAAATCAGTTTGTGAACATATTCAAAGAATACCTACCATTGGACAAATGgctaaatttgaataaactTGATGAAAATTCAATGAAGGAGGTTCAATTTAATAGCCTCAGTCAGAAATCAATGctgattattttatttgatataaaaagaagatgctcaaaagaaaatgaattagaaTTTGACGAAAACAACAGAATTTGGACtataaaaaatgatttagtcgacaaatatatattgcatCATGTTATATCTCCCTTTAGCAATGATCAGATTCAATTGGAGAATTTAAGGAAACGgctaataaaatcatttgatGAAAGGGTTAATAAAAAGGTAACAGAATTAAAGTTACTTTTGAATAAAGTATGCCCTGGGCTGTTAGGAAAATATGAAACTGATATAACGGACCTACTTGAAGAGATATTGGCTCGTGTAAAAATATCAGTAACAACAAACCAACAACATGAATTAGTCATGTGGGCTAAAGTTCTGGGGTTACTGACATGTTATCAGGTAAGCAGAGAAAAAGATAAATCCTTGGATATTCATAATTGGGAACAATGTGATATTTGTGATGATAATACGGCacataataattttaaaactatAAGGCCTGATAGAGCTGACGCATTCAAATTTTCTGAAACgtataaaataatgttaaaatattatctgtCAAATgttaattcaataaatttttctgTTGCTACTAAGGCAAGTATCCTTGTTTGTATGAGAAGAATATTTATGCACTATCAACCTCCAAAACTGAAAATGGAATCAAATGAAATTGTAGCGGAAGGACCCTGTAACATTTTTGAGATAATAAGCAAAACTTTTACTGGAGAAGATAGATACTTACGTATTTTAAGCGGGAAATTGAtaccattattaaatatatcagcATCTCATAATTCAGAGGACCAGCACACAGCTCTTTTGGTACAATTCCTTCAAAGTCAGAAAAATGCTTACTTAACAGAGGTGCTGATTAGTACATGGATAGAACTTACATTAACTACCTCagatgaaatatttgatacacttttattaaaattgattgatatttttaattctgCAGATTATACTATTCATAATAtgatgaaatttcaaattaaaagtatggcaaaaacattaaataaaacacCCTACCAGTTGTTATCTCCAATTCTACCAATTTTGTTAAGGCAGATCGGTAAAAATTTAGTTGAAAGGAAGTTAACATTTCAAAGACTAATCGAACTACTTGGTTACTCACCTAAAACTattttagaaatatatcaaaGATATATTGTCCCATATGCTCTTACTCAGTACAAAAGCGACGCATTTACTGAAATTGCGAAACTTATGTCGGACAATGATCCTGAAAGAATGAACATTGTAAAGGCTAATCTTCtagaaaaaaatagtaGGCAAATATTTGCTGTAGCGCTAGTAAAATATGGTTTATTTTCACTAGAAACTTTAGAGgctttatttttgaatagGCTTCCTACCTTTGACAAAGGTTATATCAGTGCATATTTACCTGATTACAGAACACTAGctgaatttttgaaactttataaaaataatgaattcgATGAGGTCACCGGAAATGAAAACGagaaaacaattatatGTGCTCTTAGATATTTGGTAActgattttgaaaaagataaaagacatggttcaaaatataaaaacatcAAAGATTGGGACACACAGAGAGAAgagaaatttcaaaaaaaattgcaaGATAACATTTTAGGTATTTTTCAAGTGTTTTCTTGTGATATTCATGACGTTGAAGGAAGAACCTCTCACTATGAAAAGGTTCATGTTGTGAATGGTATATCATTCTTAATAAAGCAtgctaataaaaaatcaattatttcaGCATTAGCCCAGATAAGTATATGTCTACAAACAGCAATAGAAATAGATGAAGTCCGTTTTAGCGCTTTAAGATGTTGGAAATTATTGGTAGTATCATTAAGTGATGAAGAGTTATCAACAGTAATTGACTCCTTgatatcatatatattagaaaattggtcaacttttaattataaaataagaTCGACGATTTATGAAATTTTAGATATTCTAATTAAAGATAAGAGCAATCTAGTTATGAATATTAAGCCTTTCATTATGATTGCTTTGGTGAATAAAACAGAACTTGGCATTTTGGTAAGAAATAATACATTTGCAAGGATGGTCAGCAAAATCCGTAGTATCACAGATTGGATCCCCATTTTTGcagataatttaaagagTAATAATAAGTACGTCATTCACcaaactttaaataatattgaattatttttgaagagAAAGCAGACCGAAAGATCATACACTTTTTTTACAAATGTTAAACAGCAATCTAATGTAACTTTGTTATTAGCTGGCTTAATTGATGCTTCCTATAAATTTCGCTCAATCGATAAATCACTAAGTGAACAATGTACCAGATGCATTGGACTTATCGGTACATTAGATATGAATATCTATGATATGAGAAAGTCGATGTCCTCTGAGAATAAGGTATATGATCTAAATGATGAGGTTcaaacaattaaatttcTGGTTTGGATGCTTGACAATATACTAGTTCCTGCGTTTTGGCAGAGTGAAAACCCAAGTAAACAACTTTTCGTTGCTTTAGTTATGCAagaatctttaaaattttgtGGCTTAAGTTCTGCATCTTGGGATATAAATAAACCAGAACTTTATccaaatgaaataaaattatgGAGTAAGTTTAatacaatttcaaaaacaacATTATATCCACttctttcttcattatACTTGGCTCAATCTTGGAAAGAGTATGTGCCTCTTAAATACCCGTCATATAACGTAAAAGAAGGATTTAAGATATGGATTAAAAGTTTAACTTtggatttattaaaaataggTACAGGGGAAGATCACCCATTACACGTTTTTTCATCTTTGATAAGAGAAGATGATGGaacattatcaaattttttgcTTCCATATATAACAATggatataataatgaaagcTGATCCTACATCAATATATGAGGAAATTATGCATAATCTAATAATTGAGtttcaatttatatttaattacgATTTGGTTGGTTTAAACCATCATCAAATAGAATCTCTAAAAATGTGCTTCGAGTCAATTTTTAATGTCATTgaatattgtaaaaaatGGATGACGCAATTTAAGCaaaattataatgataGTTATGGAACTTTCATCATTAAGGAAGAGAGGTTTTTAAGAATGCTTAATAGAACAGAGAATTTTTTAGAAGCAATATCAGCTAACTTACTAGCTAAGAGATCGTTAGAGActaattcttttgaaaGATCAGCTTTGTATTTAGAGCAATGTATGAGAGATTCCAAGAAATCAACAACTGTGACCGATCCGAATTTATTGCTATCACTTCAAACAACATATGAAGAAATTGGTGATATCGACTCTATTGATGGTCttttaaaaactttttCTACAGACAATCTGAGTTCTAAAATACAAGAATTACAATATTCTGATAGTTGGAAAATGGCACAGTACTGTTTTGAAAGTCTGGGAAATCACACCGAAGAAAAGCACGCCACTTCTAAAATGTTAAAACTTGATTTTGACCAccaaaattattcaaaggttttaatgaatatttctCCAAAACTGCCAGCTACCTCAATGACTATTGATAAAGAAATGGTGGAATGGTATAAGATGGGTATAGAGTCAGCAAATCTTGTCGGAGATATTACAATTCTAAAATCATGGTTAGGAAACATAGAGACATTGATATCTGTAAGTGACCCAGAACTTTTACTTGGATATAATGTTGGTAAGGCTCTATCATATGTAAACACTAATCAGCcagaaaaaattaaaaattatattaacaAATGTTTTAAACTTATTGGAATGCATTTTACTGCTCCTTGTAGAGAAATcagttttatcaaaatgCAAGATTTATTGATGAAACTCCATGGTCTTtatgatataaatattttgtcaAATAGTAGAGATAGGTTCTTATTTGATTGTAATACATctttattagattttaGAATGAAAAGAGTCGGCGCTGATTTTGTACCAAATCATTATCTGCTTTCTATTAGAAAATCGTTTGATTCTCTAAGAGATGTTGAATATACTTCAAATGATTTAGCaaaatcatattttaaaatatctcAATTGAGCAGAAAAAATTCCAGACTTGATTTATCTTGTAAATCCTTAATGAGTTGTTTAAAATTCGGTCAACATGGTGAAGAACTTGAATTTGCTGAAATCCTATGGACAAAGGGTGAGAATGATAGAGCTATTAAACTGCTAAAGGAGATACATGAGAGATATCAGAATGATTTGACAATTGAGCCTAGAGATAAGgcaataatattattaaaatatactgAATGGCTAGATCAATCTAATTACTCTTCGTCAGaacaaattattaaacaatatgGAGATGTATTGGATTTAGATCCTCAATGGGAGAAACCATATTATTCCATGGGTTTGTATTATAGTCGTCTTCTAGAGAGAAAGAAGGCAGAGGGTTATGAGACAAATGGAAGGTTGGAGTATAAATCTATATCCtattttttattagcatttgaaaaaaattctaTTAAGGTACGTGAAACTCTTCCAAAAGTTGTGACATTTTGGTTGGATACTGCAACAGGTGCAATGAATGAGCCTGAGGGGCATAGAAAAGAAGTTCTAGTCAAAACAACAGAAGATATATGTAGAAGTATTGAAAATTCTTTACAATCTTGtccaaaatatatttggtaTTCCGTTCTAACTCAGCTGTTATCAAGACTTTTACATTCGCATAGTTTATCATCCCAATTAATTATGAATATACTATTAAACTTAGCATTAGAATATCCTTCTCATATGATGTGGTATGTTTCTGTATTACTAAATTCTACCTCAAAAGAAAGAGTCAAAAGAGggaaatatattattgaaaagtaTGGCACACATTGTAAAAATGTACAACATATAATTCAGTCTGCTGATTTAGTATCTGCATTTACCACGGTTTGTTTAAAGGAACTCAAAAACACATCGACTAGATCAGGTAGATCCCTagaaaaagattttaattttaatatgaATATGGCACCTTCCTCGATGGTTGTTCCTGTGAGAATAAACTTAGAGATGTTGTCTCCATTGATCTCAGAATCTATGAAAACTTACCAACCATTTGGTTCCTTAGTTACAATAGCAAGATTTGGGTCTTCTTATAAGGTGTTCtcatcattaaaaaaacCCAAGAAATTAAACATCATCGGTTCTGATGGTAAGATATATGGTATTATGTGTAAGAAAGAAGATGTAAGACAAGATAACCAATATATGCAGTTTGCTACTACTATGGATTTTATGTTAGGAAAGGAAATAGGGGCGACGAAAAGAAATCTAGGAATTACCACATATTCTGTTCTGTCCCTGAGAGAAGATTGTGGCTTGATTGAGATTGTTCCGAAAGTGGTAACTTTGCGTTCTGTATTCGTGACCAAATATGAAAGTATGAAATTAAAGTACAGTTTGAAGGGACTTTATGATCAATGGCAAAATGTACCTCCAGATCAAAAACTTGGATTCCATAAAACacaattagaaaaatttCCTCCAGTTTTACATCAATGGTTTTTGGAAACATTCCCTGATCCAATAAGTTGGTACAATTCGAGAAATGAATATTCTAGATCATATGCAGTAATGTCGATGGTTGGATATATATTAGGTCTAGGTGATAGGCATtgtgaaaatattttattagatgtAGAAACTGGGAAGGTGTTGCATGTCGATTTCGattgtttatttgaaaaaggTAGGAGACTACCAGTACCTGAGATTGTTCCATTTAGATTAACCCAAAATTTGTATGATGCGTTAGGTATTATGGGCACTGAAGGTACATTCAAAAAATCTAGTGAAATCACAGTTTCAATAATGAGACAAAATGAAGTTTCGTTGGTTAATGTTATTGAGACTATTATGTATGACAGAAACATGGATTACTCAATTCAAAAAGCCTTAAAAGTTTTAAGAAACAAGATCAGAGGTATTGATTCTAGGGATGGTTTAGTTTTAAGTGTCCCTGGTCAGGTTGAAACTTTAATCCAAGAAGCTGCatctattgaaaatttaagcCAAATGTATATAGGTTGGTTACCATTTTGGTAA